The Gemmatimonadota bacterium DNA window CAGCTTCCTGACGCGGCATCCGGCCGATGCGTACTCCCGCGCGAGCTCCTGTGCCGAGTGCCACAATCAAGCGCAGTTCTGCCAGAGCTGTCACCAGCAGTCAGGGGTGGTCTCGCAGCGCGCGCTGCTGGGCGCTGGTGGGTATCACGATGGCAACCGCCAGTTCTTCGTCGGGCATGGTCAGGCGGCGCGCCAGTCGCTCGAGAGCTGTGCGTCGTGTCACGTCGAACGGGACTGCCTCACCTGCCACTCGGCGCAGAAGGGCCGCGGCTTCTCGCCGCACGGCCCCGGCTTCGACTCCGAACGGATGCTCCGCAAGAACCCGCAACTGTGCATGGCCTGCCACGGCACGGCGATCCCCCGGCGGCAATAGCGTCCAGGCAGGGCAGGGAACCAGAACGCAGCGATCGGCGTATGTTCCGGGAGTGAGACCTTCATCCCCGGAGCATGCCGTGTCGTTTCACAAGCCCACCGACGAAGAACTCCGCCGCCGCCTCAATCCGATGCAGTATCGGGTGACCCAGCACGAAGGGACCGAGCCGCCGTTCGAGAACGAATACTGGGACCGTCACGAGGATGGCATCTACGTCGATGTCGTCTCGGGCGAGCCACTCTTCTCGTCTCGCGACAAGTTCGACTCGGGGACGGGGTGGCCGTCGTTCACCAAGCCAATCAATCACGACGCCGTGGCGACTCGGACCGACCGCTCGCTGCCCTACATGACCCGCACCGAGGTCCGGTCCGCCCAGGCGGACTCCCACCTCGGTCACGTCTTTGACGATGGCCCCGGCCCCGAGGGGGTCCGCTTCTGCATGAACTCGGCGGCGCTGCGGTTCATTCCGGTGGCCGAGCTCGAGGCGCAGGGGTATGGGGAATGGTTGAAGTTGTTTCGCTGAGGCGCCGGCGGCGCGTCAGCGCCTGCCGACGCACCGGGAGACGGTGATGGCATCATCCTGGTCGGGCGTGGCGAGCCAGAGGGTGTCGCCTGACAGGTGGCGGATCGTGTGACGGCCGCTCAGGAGAAGGGTGTCACGCAACGATCCAGTGGCCGTGAGACGGAGCCAACGCTGGATCGGAGCGCCGGCCGGACTGCGGTTCAACCAGACCGCGCCGTTTGGATCGACGCGCATTGCCGTCACTCGGGGGAGCATTGCCGGCCGACGGACGACGCCAAGCACGGCCTCGCGGGTGACTCTCCCGCTGCTGGTGAAGTCTGCCAACTTCGCCTCCCACGTCCCGTCGTCAAGCGGAATGCCGGCGAGGGCGAACGTCGTGTCACGCTGCAGGACCCCGCGATCATCAACGCACCGGAGGCGGATGCGGTCGTCCTCGAGCGGCTCCACTCCGCACCACCGCTCGCCATTCGGGGAACCCGCGGCGACGGCCTGAGCCGAGAACGGCTGGGTGCTCAGGATCGAGCTGCCGTTGCCTATCGGAATCGTGATGCGCTCCTCGGAGGGTCCAGGGAAGTGGTAGAGCGAATCCGTCGCAGCCGCCACCGCGGTCATCCCCAACAATCCCCAGCCTCCCAGGCCGATGCCTTTGCTCCCTAGCGCCAAGGGGGCGGGCGTCCACGGCTGCTGGCCACTCAACTGGGTCCCGGACAGGTACTTCCCGTCGGCGGCGAAGAACTGCACGCGGCTGAGCTGAAGGTCGGTGGCCCACACGGAATCTCCACGCCAACCCATCGTGTAGATCATCTTGAATTCACCCGGACCGGCCCCGTTTCGTCCGAGCGGCCGGCTTTCCGCCAGGCCGCGCCCCACGCGGATTTCGGTGGCACCAAACTCCGTGGTCCACGCCATCACGCCGTTCGGCCCCGGGGCGAAGCCTTCGATCCGCCCGTCGTCGTCAGCGGACGGTTGCAGCACCGCTTCGCAGACCAGCGCCATCGTGTCGGCAACGGCGAGGCCGGTTGCCCGGTCGGGCGCTCCGCACGCGCCAAGGAAAAAGCAGGGAACCAGGGACAATCGGCGCATGATCGAACTCGGGGTGGGTGGACGGCGGGCAATATAGGGGACAGCCAGGCGTTGTTTCCGACGACCGCGTTCGGCCGACGGCACCGAGGCGACGCGACGCGATGCCGTAACGTTTTGAAACAATCGCCTCCCGCTTCCCGTTAGGTTCGCGTCCGGCACCCCGTTTCGGTGGGTGACCGGACGCTCGACCATTGAGGAGGTTGCCATGCTGGTACCGACCATTCGATTCCAAACGGCCCTGACGCGCGGGTCGTTCTTCTTTTCGCTCCTCCTGTCTGCCGCGCTTCCTGTCTCGGCCCAGCAGCTTTCCCTCGGTGCCGGCTACACCAAGATGGAAGGCCGGATCGGCGACTCCCAGTCGGATCACGGGATGATCGTTCGCCTCGGCGTCGACCTCGTCACTCGCCGGAACCTCACCTGGAGTCTCGAGGGGGGCGTGGAGCGGCTGAACGAAATCCACCGTCAGTCGACCACCGACTGCTTCCTCCCCGGCGGCGGAACTGGTCCGTGCCACTTCGACAGCCGCAACCGCGACACCGGCTGGTCGTTGGGGACCACGTTGCGGATGGCCCCTGCCGACGGGCCGGTGCGCCCGTACGCGCTGATCGGGCTCGGCTTTCTGACCGTTCGCGAGCATGACCGGCAACTGGTCACCGACGAGAATGGCGCCACGCTGCCTAACTTCACCTTCGACGCCAGCTTCAACGATCAGGCGCTGCAGGGTCACCTCGGGGCCGGCATCACCGCGCGTCCCGCCAGCTGGCCCGTGGCGCTCTACGCCGAAGGTCGGATGACGCGACTGATCCACAACTACTCAGGCGGGATCGTGGGGAACTGGAATCCGACGATTGTGGTGGGGCTCAGAAGGTAGGTTGGTGAACGGTGAACGGTGGTGAACGGTGAACGGTAAAACGTAAGACGTGAGACGTGCGCCCTGGCTGGGTACGTCTCACGTCTCACCTCTCAAGGCCTTAGTCTCACGTCTGATCCGTTACGGCGCCTTGACCAGATTCACCGTGGCCGAGCCGGTACGCACGCGCATGGTCGAGCCGGCGGCGGCGGGCCCCGTGAACGTCCCGCGCAGGTAGCTGTAGACACCGGCTGCGGGGTTGATCGCGGTGGCCGGGATCGTCGTCGTGGCCAGCACGCTGCTCCTGGCGGCCGGGGGAAGCGAATCGGTCAACCCGCTGCCTGCGCCAGCATTGGTGTATGTCAGGGTGGCCACCCAGAAGTCTGGCTGGGCAGTCGACGTCCAACTCACGGTAAGTGGCTGTCCGAACGTGATCGGCTGGTCCGCCACGGGCGCCGTCAACGTGGGCCCGTCAATGATGGTCGCGCGTCCCTCGACGACATCACCATCGTGTTCGACACGGAGCACCAAGTCCTGCCCGGTCATGAGTGGAGTGCCGATGTCGTAGGTGTAGCTGCCGGTTCCGCTCTGCGGCACGGTGACACCGTTGATCTTGACGACTGCATCCGTCAGTGGCGCGCCATCACGGCTGAGGGAGAAGTTCTGGAACCTGACCCCCATGTCGTTACCGACCACGAGGATTGGACCAGGGTCGCCGTTGCCGGTCGGGTCGTCGCTGCAAGCGGCCACGGCGGCGGACAGCAGGAGGGCAGTGAAGAGTGCAGTGCGGGCCATGAGGTACTCCGGGTCACAGGATGGGATCCGTCAGCGGTGGTGCTGAGGTTGATCGCGGATCGAGGTGTGCGCTTTGCGGCGCTCCAACGCGCCGACAGGAGGGGTGACGCCTCAGTTCGGGAGGAGTGGCACACGCGACGATGAATGCGTGCTTCGGATAAAGGTGAAAGGTGAAACGCGCGTACTCTCGCCGTTTCACCTTTCACCTTTCGCATCACACATCGCACGTCGCACACTTCACCGGTCAATTATCGGGGCTCACCCCTCACGAACAATCCCCGCTTCCATCCAGGTCAACTCCTCCTTCACGACCCGCTGCGCCAGCTGATAGGTCGTCACGTCATCCGGCCCGAACGCCTGCCGGAAGAGGTGGTCGACGCGCTGGCGAGCATGGCGACAGAAGACGTCGGCCACGGCGATCGCATCGCGATTGCCGACGCGCGCCATCGTCTCGGCGCGGCTGATCGCGGCGGTCATCGCGAACAACTCGGCGCCGACGTCGACCAGGCGGAAGAGCACCGACTGCCGCTGTTCGAGCTTCGGTCCGAAACGGACCATGGCATGGAAGAGCGTGCGGGCGAGCTTGCGTGAACGGCGCCCCACGAAACGCAGGTGGCCCGCGAGCTGCCCGAATCCACCGAAACGCAACCACTCCGTGCCGAGCCAGAGTCGCGGATACCAGGCGGCATAGAAGCCCGCCGAGCGGAGCAACGCCTTCCCCTTCACGCCGAGCGATGTCCGCGGATCGATCAGGTCGCCGGCGACCTTGAGATGGGTGTCGACCGCCTCACGCGCGATGAACAGTCGCATGATCTCGCTGGAGCCTTCGAAGATCCGATTGATGCGCGAATCACGGTACATCCGCTCGACCGGATCGGGGACCTCGCCGCGCATCCGGAGCGAATCGGCGGTCTCGTAGCCGCGGCCGCCCTTGATCTGCAGGCAGTCATCGACGATCCGCCCGCTGACTTCCGAGTTCCAGAGCTTGGCGATCGCCGCCTCGAGACGGATGTCGGTGTCGCCCCGATCGGCGAGGAGCGACGCGAGCTCGGCGACCGCCTCCATCGCGAAGGTGTCGGCCGTCATCTTGCCGATCATCTGCGCCACGGCGTCGTGCTTGCCGATCGGCTTGCCCCACTGCGTGCGCGTGGCCGCCCACTTCCTCGCGATCTGGAGCGCGCGCTTGGCCCCGGCCACTCCGGACGCCGGCAAGGTGAGCCGCCCGGTGTTCAGGGTGATCAGCGCCAGCTTGAGCCCTTTCCCCTCGCCCCAGATCACGTTCTCGGCAGGCACCTTCACGTTGGTGAAGCGCATGACGCCGTTCTCGATCGCCTTGAGTCCCATGAAGCCCAGGCGATGCACCACCTCGACGCCTGGCATGTCGGCCTCGACGATGAAGGCGGTGATCCGCGTTCCCGTCTTCGCCATCACGACCATCACTTCGGCGACGGGACCATTCGTGCACCAGAGCTTCTCGCCGTTGAGGATCCAGTGCGTGCCGTCGGCACTCTTCTCCGCCGTGGTGGCGAGGCCGGCCGGATCGGAGCCGACGCCGGTCTCGGTCAGCGCAAAGGCCGAGATGGCACCCTGCGCCAGGCGCGGCAGGAAGCGCTGCTTCTGCTCCGGCGTGCCGAACAGCTTGAGCGGTACTGCGACGCCGATCGATTGCGACGCCGAGAGCAGGGCGGTGAGCGAGCCATCCTGCGACGTCACCATCCCGATCGCCCTGGTGTACATCAGCTGGGAGAGACCGAGGCCGCCGTACTGCTCGTCGATCTTGATGCCGAAGGCGCCCATCTCGCGGAGCGATTGCACCACGTCGGCCGGGACCTTGCCGGCGCGGTCGATCGCATCGCTGTCCACATCTTCCTTCAGGAAGCGCTCCAGTTCCGTCAGGAAGGGCGCCGCCTTCGCCACCATCGCCGGGTCGGGGGCGGGGAAGGGGTGCACCAACCCGATCGGGAGACGGCCGGCGAAGAGCTCGCGCAGGAACGATGGTGCGGTCCATTCCGCTTCGCGGGCCGCTTCGGCGACGGCGCGGGCCTCGTCGACGGACGGTGCGGCAGGGGCAGCGGCGGCGGGCGTGAGAACGTCGGTCATCGGGGACTCCGTCGGGTCGGGGAGGTGCGCCGGGAGGGGAGCGCACCGAGCAGCAGCGTGGTGATATGGCGCTTGCGGGCGGCCAGGAATGCCGGAGTGGGGCCGTCGAATCCGATCGCGGCGACGAGGGTGTCGTCGTGAAGCGCCGGGAACCAGGTCAGCGCGATCATCGAGAGGAGGAGGTGCATCACCTGCGTGCGGGCGCGCGCCGGGAAGCCGAGTTCCTGCGCCAGCGCCGTGACCGCCTCGCTGCCCACCGCCTGCCGCAGCGAGCGGGCATCGAGTCCCGCCCCCTCGCCCAATGCCTCGCGCTGGATCAGGCGGAGGAAGTTCGGATGCGCCACCACGAAGTCGACATAATCGGAAACCACCCCGGCGAGCACTTCGGCCGGCGGGCGGGCGCTCCGCATCGCCCGCAGGCGCCCGGCGCGAATGGTCTCGAGGGCGTCCGCAAAGGCGTGCTCCAGCACGGCGTGGTAGAGCTCGGCCTTGGAGCCGAAGAAGTACCCCGGCGTGCCCCGGGAGAGCCCGGCGCGCACCCCGACGGCCGCGAGCGACGTGGCCTCGTAGCCCAGCTCCGCAAAGAGCTCGGCGCCGGCCTCGAGAATCGCGGCGCGGCTCCGCTCGGCGTCGCGGAGCCGCGCGGCAGGGGCTGCTGAAGGGCGGGGCATGGCGGAACCTCGCTTACTTGTTGGCAAGCAAGTTAGGGACGGGGCCGGACGGGGGCAATGGGGGGCGGCGAACAGCGAACAGCGAACGGCGAACAGGGAGGGGTGAGGGGTGCACTGTCATCCCGAACGCAGTGAGGGACCTGCGTGCTGGCCGCTACGCAGATCCCTCGCCTTGCTCGGGATGACAGTCCCCCTCACCCCTCACCCCTCACCGTCTGTAGTTCGCGGTTCGCTGTTCGCCGTCCGTCAGAAGTCGATCTTCAACCCCGTCTGCACGCGCCGGCCGTAGTACTCGTCCTGCGCCAGGCGGCCGCGGGTGCCCTGGAAGTAGCGCAGTGGGCGGTTGTTGAGATTGTTCGCCTCGACGAAGAACCGTGCCTTCGGGGTGAGCGCGAAGGTGGCATTCGCGTCGATGTCGGTCCGCCGGTCGGCCCAGCGGTCGTAGAAGGCATCCTCATTGTAGCCACCCTCCCCGGCGTCGAGTGCCTCGCTCTGGTAGTTGAGCGCGACGCGGAAGGAGAGCCGGCTGCCGTCGTAGGAGAGGGAGGCGTTCGCGCTGTGCTTCGCCGTGCCGAGGAGCGGCAGCTTCTCGTTCTCGCGCCCGGCGATGTCGAGCCCCTCCACCTTCGAGTCGGTGTAGGTGTAGTTGAGGTAGATCCCCAGGCCCTTCAGCATGCCGGGGAGGAAGTCCAGCTGGCGCTGCACGGCGACTTCGGCGCCGGTGAGGCGCGCCTTGGCGCCGTTCCGTGGCCGGGAGATCTGGGCAAAGGTCCGCCCGGTGACGGCATCCACTTCGTTGAACGCGGTGAAGTTGTAGATGAAGTCGTCGATCTGCTTGTGGAAGATGCCGCCCGAGACGAGGCCGACCGAGGCGAAGTAGCGCTCCGCGGTCAGGTCGAGGTTCATGGCGCGCGTCGGCTTCAGGTCCGGATTGCCGGTCGACAGCTCGTCGTCGTCGAGCGACACGGAGCGGTACGGAACGAGGTCGTAGTAGTTGGGCCGGGCCAGCGAGTTCGTCCACGCGGCGCGCACCACGGTGCTCGGCGCGGCCTGCCAGCGCAGGTTCATGCTGGGGAGCACATCGGTGTAGGACTGGCCGCCGTTGGTCGGCGAGATCGTCTCGTCGTCCACGTTGAACTCGAAGCCGCGGTAGTCCACCTTGGTGCGCTCCACGCGCGCGCCGCCGATCAGCGACACCGCCGCGCCGAGGCGCTGTTCGACCTGGGCGTAGCCGGCGGTGATCGTCTCGGTCGCCGTGAAGTTGCCGGCCGCGTACTCTGCCGGCTGGTCCGAGAGCGTGAACTGCGCCGCGTTGAAGAGGTCGAGGGCGGCCAGCTGGGCGGGCGTCGTGAAGACGCCGTACTGATAGTTGCCGGCGTAGTTCCGATCGGTCGTGAAGTCGGCGTTGCCTTTGAGCGTCAAGTTGGCAAAGGCGCTGCCGGTGACCGGCGCCGCAAAATTGTAGCTGTTGTCGCGGAGCTTCTCCTTGTCGCGATAGCGCGCGCCAATCTTCAGCGTGGTGCCCCGATCGCCATCCGCCAGCGGCAGCCGGAGGTCCAGGCGCCCGTTGCGATCGCGGTCCTCGGTGAAGCTCTCCAACTGCTCGATCCGGCGGAAGGTGTAGCGGTCCGGGGTCACCAGCGCGGCGTTGACGGGCGCGAACTGGGGCGTCTGTTCATCCGAATAGTCGGCCGTGTAGGCGATGTTCCGCACGCGCCAGTCGATGTAGCGCTCGTCGGGGCGGGTCTCGGAGGCCTTCGCCGTCGACGCCGACCAGCTGAGCTGGGCCCGGTGTCCGAGGAGATGCTCGCCCGACAGCTGGTAGCTCTGGGTGCGCTGGTCCTCGAGGCGCGAGGCCTTCAACCGGTCGGCAGGACCACCGCCCTTGGTTTGCCGGCGGATTTCCGTATTCTGGACCCCGTTCGCATTCGGGGCGCCGAAGGCATAGCGGCTCCGGAAGCGATTTTCCCAGTCGTTGCGATTGTTGTAGATCGCCCGGAACATCACCGTGTTGGCGGCATCGAAACGGTAGTCGACCGAGCCGGAGACTGACTTGCGGATCCGCTGGATGTCATAGCGGCGGACGTCGAACTCGGTCATGTACGCCGCGCCGCTGCCGCTCTTGTCCCAGACCCCTTCCTTGTTGTCCGAGCCGTACTGCTGATCGTAATACGAGCCACTGGCGATGACGCCGAGGCGGTCGTTCAGGAAGCGCGTGCCGATGATCGCCGAGCCGAGGAGGACCGGCTCGTTGCGGATCCAGTTGTAGCCGGAGCCGAGCGTGGTCGAGAGGCGGAAGCCGGCCGGCGCCGCGCGGGTCACGATGTTCACCGCGCCACCGATGGCGTCGGCATCCATCTCCGGCGTGAGGGACTTGTTGACCTCGATCGCCTGCACCATGTCGGCCGGGATCAGGTCGAGCTGCACCTGCCGCACTTCCGCCTCTGCGGACGGCACCCGCTCGCCATTCACCATCACCGAGTTGAAGCGCGGCTCGGTGCCGCGGATCGAACCGAAGCGGGCCTCGCCCTGGTCGATCGCGACCGTGATGCCGGGAATGCGCTTCAGCGCGTCGCCGATGTTGGCGTCCGGGAAGCGACCGATCTGGTCGGCGGCGACGACGTTGGTCACGTTCGCCGCGTTCTGCTGCTGATTGAGCGCCGAGGCCTGACCGCTGCGCGTGGCGGTGGCGACGAGGGTGCCGAGGTCGGTCGTGACCGACCGGAGGCGGAAGACGGCGGTGGTGGTGCGTCCGGCCTCGATGGTGACCGTGGCGCGCGCCGCGGCGTAGCCGATGTAGCGCGTGACGAGCTCCTGACGACCGGTGGGGAGGCCGGTGAGAAGGAAGCGGCCGGTGCGGTCCGTGAGCACCTCGCGCGTGGTGCCGTCGAGGCGGACCACCACGCCGGTCAGCGCGATGCCGGATGCGTCGTCGACGACCGTGCCGGCGACGGCTCCCTGCGCCAGCGCGGCCGCGGGGAGAAGCAGGGAACAGGCGGCCCAGCGGAGGGCACGGGACAGACCGACAAATGGCATGTGACGAATCCTGGGGCGAAGGTGGTCGTGGTCCGGGGAATGCAACCGGGAGATGATCTCCCGGGGCTGTCACGAGCGGGGGCATCTCGCGTCGCGTTCCTGTCACGACCATCTGATCATCCTGTGAATCGTTCGTGACCTGGCACCGCGAGATTCGTCGCCGTCCTGCTCTTCCCCATTCCTGTGCGAGGTTGCGTCGTGTCCGTTCCGTCGTCGCTTGCCGCTCCCGCGGTCCTGCTCCTGCTCGTGTCGGCCTGCGGCCGTCCCGCCACGCCACCGCCAGCCGCCGACATGACGGACAGCCCACCGATCGCGGCAGAGGTGCGCGAGGCCTGGCAGACCGCGCGCGACACGTTGCTGGACATCGATTCGCCGGCGATCTGGCATGGGCCGCAGGGCGAGGCGTGGCTCCTCGTCTCGGCGAAGGCAGGGGATCTGATCCGCGTCCACGATGCCGCCACGGGGAAGTGGCTCCGCGACGTCGGCACGGCCGGGCGCGGCCCGGGGCAATTCGAGCGCCCCAACGGCCTGGCGGTGATGGACGACCTGCTGTGGGTGGTCGAGCGCGACGGGCGGCGGGTCCAACTGCTGCAGCTGCCGGACTTCACGCCGCTCGGGAGCTACGGTGAGGGCGACCTCGTCAAGCCGTACGGCATCAGCGTCGCGGTAGACGGGGCGGGGAGCTATCGCACGTGGATCACCGACAGCTATGAACTGGTGAAGGACTCCGTGCCGCCCGATAGCGCGCTGGGACGCCGCGTCCGGGAGTATCGCGTGGTGGTGCGGGGAGGACGGGCCACGGCCGCGCTCGTTCGCACCTTCGGCGACACCACGGGGGCGGGGGTGCTGCGGGTGGTCGAATCGATCATGGTCGACCCGGCCAACGACCAGCTGCTGATCGCAGAAGAACTGGAAGGGGCGTCACAGCTGAAGCGCTACACCCTCGCTGGCCGCTTCACCGGCGACACGGTGCCGCAGCGCTTCTTCCCCAATCAGGCAGAAGGGATCGTCCTCTATGCCTGCGGCGACAGCGCCGGCTACTGGGTCGCCACCGATCAGGGGAAGGTCATCAACACCTACCACCTCTTCGATCGGAAGACGCTGGCGCATGTCGGCGCCTTCGGGTCGCCGACGATCAAGAACACCGATGGGATCGCCTTGACGCAGCGCGCGCTCCCGGGGTTCCGAGCGGGC harbors:
- the msrB gene encoding peptide-methionine (R)-S-oxide reductase MsrB; amino-acid sequence: MQYRVTQHEGTEPPFENEYWDRHEDGIYVDVVSGEPLFSSRDKFDSGTGWPSFTKPINHDAVATRTDRSLPYMTRTEVRSAQADSHLGHVFDDGPGPEGVRFCMNSAALRFIPVAELEAQGYGEWLKLFR
- a CDS encoding TetR/AcrR family transcriptional regulator; this translates as MPRPSAAPAARLRDAERSRAAILEAGAELFAELGYEATSLAAVGVRAGLSRGTPGYFFGSKAELYHAVLEHAFADALETIRAGRLRAMRSARPPAEVLAGVVSDYVDFVVAHPNFLRLIQREALGEGAGLDARSLRQAVGSEAVTALAQELGFPARARTQVMHLLLSMIALTWFPALHDDTLVAAIGFDGPTPAFLAARKRHITTLLLGALPSRRTSPTRRSPR
- a CDS encoding acyl-CoA dehydrogenase family protein, with amino-acid sequence MTDVLTPAAAAPAAPSVDEARAVAEAAREAEWTAPSFLRELFAGRLPIGLVHPFPAPDPAMVAKAAPFLTELERFLKEDVDSDAIDRAGKVPADVVQSLREMGAFGIKIDEQYGGLGLSQLMYTRAIGMVTSQDGSLTALLSASQSIGVAVPLKLFGTPEQKQRFLPRLAQGAISAFALTETGVGSDPAGLATTAEKSADGTHWILNGEKLWCTNGPVAEVMVVMAKTGTRITAFIVEADMPGVEVVHRLGFMGLKAIENGVMRFTNVKVPAENVIWGEGKGLKLALITLNTGRLTLPASGVAGAKRALQIARKWAATRTQWGKPIGKHDAVAQMIGKMTADTFAMEAVAELASLLADRGDTDIRLEAAIAKLWNSEVSGRIVDDCLQIKGGRGYETADSLRMRGEVPDPVERMYRDSRINRIFEGSSEIMRLFIAREAVDTHLKVAGDLIDPRTSLGVKGKALLRSAGFYAAWYPRLWLGTEWLRFGGFGQLAGHLRFVGRRSRKLARTLFHAMVRFGPKLEQRQSVLFRLVDVGAELFAMTAAISRAETMARVGNRDAIAVADVFCRHARQRVDHLFRQAFGPDDVTTYQLAQRVVKEELTWMEAGIVREG
- a CDS encoding TonB-dependent receptor is translated as MPFVGLSRALRWAACSLLLPAAALAQGAVAGTVVDDASGIALTGVVVRLDGTTREVLTDRTGRFLLTGLPTGRQELVTRYIGYAAARATVTIEAGRTTTAVFRLRSVTTDLGTLVATATRSGQASALNQQQNAANVTNVVAADQIGRFPDANIGDALKRIPGITVAIDQGEARFGSIRGTEPRFNSVMVNGERVPSAEAEVRQVQLDLIPADMVQAIEVNKSLTPEMDADAIGGAVNIVTRAAPAGFRLSTTLGSGYNWIRNEPVLLGSAIIGTRFLNDRLGVIASGSYYDQQYGSDNKEGVWDKSGSGAAYMTEFDVRRYDIQRIRKSVSGSVDYRFDAANTVMFRAIYNNRNDWENRFRSRYAFGAPNANGVQNTEIRRQTKGGGPADRLKASRLEDQRTQSYQLSGEHLLGHRAQLSWSASTAKASETRPDERYIDWRVRNIAYTADYSDEQTPQFAPVNAALVTPDRYTFRRIEQLESFTEDRDRNGRLDLRLPLADGDRGTTLKIGARYRDKEKLRDNSYNFAAPVTGSAFANLTLKGNADFTTDRNYAGNYQYGVFTTPAQLAALDLFNAAQFTLSDQPAEYAAGNFTATETITAGYAQVEQRLGAAVSLIGGARVERTKVDYRGFEFNVDDETISPTNGGQSYTDVLPSMNLRWQAAPSTVVRAAWTNSLARPNYYDLVPYRSVSLDDDELSTGNPDLKPTRAMNLDLTAERYFASVGLVSGGIFHKQIDDFIYNFTAFNEVDAVTGRTFAQISRPRNGAKARLTGAEVAVQRQLDFLPGMLKGLGIYLNYTYTDSKVEGLDIAGRENEKLPLLGTAKHSANASLSYDGSRLSFRVALNYQSEALDAGEGGYNEDAFYDRWADRRTDIDANATFALTPKARFFVEANNLNNRPLRYFQGTRGRLAQDEYYGRRVQTGLKIDF
- a CDS encoding phytase is translated as MSVPSSLAAPAVLLLLVSACGRPATPPPAADMTDSPPIAAEVREAWQTARDTLLDIDSPAIWHGPQGEAWLLVSAKAGDLIRVHDAATGKWLRDVGTAGRGPGQFERPNGLAVMDDLLWVVERDGRRVQLLQLPDFTPLGSYGEGDLVKPYGISVAVDGAGSYRTWITDSYELVKDSVPPDSALGRRVREYRVVVRGGRATAALVRTFGDTTGAGVLRVVESIMVDPANDQLLIAEELEGASQLKRYTLAGRFTGDTVPQRFFPNQAEGIVLYACGDSAGYWVATDQGKVINTYHLFDRKTLAHVGAFGSPTIKNTDGIALTQRALPGFRAGALFAVHDDGGVAAISWEAIAKATGVRSDCTLK